CGAACTCGTGATTGCCACCGTCAACAACGGCCACATGATCGAGATGCAGAAGCTCACGCCCTTCTTCGAGAAAGCCAATCCCGACATCAAGCTCAAGTGGGTGACCCTGGAAGAAGGCACGCTGCGCCAGCGCGTGACGACCGACATCGCCACCAAGGGCGGCCAGTTCGACGTGATGACCATCGGCCTGTACGAAGCACCGATCTGGTCGAAGAAAGGCTGGCTCCAGCCGATCGCCACCGACGCCGCCTACGATGCCGACGACCTGCTGCCCGCCATCCGCGGCGGCCTGTCCTACGAAGGCAAGCTCTACGCCGCGCCGTTCTACGGCGAGAGCTCGATGCTCATGTACCGCAAGGACCTGGCGGACAAGGCCGGCTTCCAGATGCCCGAGCAGCCCACCTGGGCCCAGGTGAAGGAACTGGCCGGCAAGATCCACGACCCGAAGGCCGGCGTGTACGGCATGTGCCTGCGCGGCAAGCCCGGCTGGGGCGACAACATGGCGTTTTTGACCACGCTGGTCAACACCAACGGCGGCCAGTGGTTCGACATGCAGTGGAAGCCGCAGATCGACACCAAGCCGTGGAAGGACGCGATCAACTTCTACGTCGACCTGATGAAGTCCTACGGCCCGCCCGGTGCCTCGGCCAACAGCTTCAACGAGAACCTCGCTCTCTTCAACGAAGGCAAGTGCGGCATGTGGGTGGATGCGACCATCGCGGCCTCGTTCATCAGCGACCCGAAGCAGTCGAAGGTGGCCGACAAGGTCGCGTTCGCACAAGCCCCGGTGGCCGTCACGCCCAAGGGTGCCAACTGGCTGTGGACCTGGAACCTGGCCATTCCCGCCAGCTCGACCAAGGGCGCGGCCGCGCAGACCTTCGTGAAGTGGGCCACCTCCAAGGACTACGTGAACCTGGTCGCCAAGGAGCATGGCTGGGCCACGGTGCCCACCGGCACGCGCAAGTCGACCTATGCGAACCCGGAGTTCCAGAAGGTCGCCAAGTTCGCCGCGGCCGAGAAGAAGGCGATCGACACCGCCAACCTCAGCGACAGCACCTTGCCCAAGTCGCCCTACGTGGGCGTGCAGTACGCGGCCATTCCGGAATTCCAAGCCATCGGCGTGGCGGTCGGCCAGCAGATGAGCGCGGCGCTGTCGGGCAAGGTCACGGTCGACCAGGCGCTGAAGACATCGCAGACGGCGGCCGAGCGGGAGATGAAGAAGGCCGGGTACTACAAGTAGAAAGCTGTCTTTCCCCTCTCCCGCTCGGGGAGAGGGCAGGGTGAGGGGGCGGCGTGCCCATGACAGCCGCCGCATGCCCTCACCCCAACCCTCTCCCGCAAGCGGGAGAGGGGGCAACAGCCTGAGAGGAACCAAGATGAACCGACTCCTGCCCCGGGCCCTGATGGCGCCCGCCGTGCTCACGCTCCTCCTGTGGATGATCGTGCCGCTCGCGATGACGTTGTACTTCTCGCTCGTGAACTACAACCTCATGCAGCCCGGCGAGCGCACGTTCGCGGGCATCGAGAACTTTCACTATTTCGTCACCGACCCGGACTTCTGGCCCGCCACCTGGAACACGCTGATGCTGATCGGCAGCGTGATCGGCATCACGGTGGTGTTCGGCGTGCTGCTCGCGCTGCTGGTGAACGAGCCCTTCCCGGGCCGCGGCATCGTGCGGGTGCTGCTCATCTCGCCGTTCTTCGTCATGCCCGCGGTCAACGCGCTGCTTTGGAAGCACATGATGATGAACCCCATCTACGGCATCCTGGCCGACGTGTGGCGCTTCTTCGGCGCGCAGCCTGTCGACTGGCTCACCGATGTGCCCCTGTTCTCGGTGATCGTCATGGTGGCCTGGCAGTGGCTGCCCTTCGCGTGCCTGATCTTCATCACCTCGCTGCAGTCGCTCGACCGCGAGCAGATGGAGGCCGCGCGCATGGACGGCGCCAGCGCGTTCCAGCGCTTCTTCTACCTGACCATTCCACACCTCGGCCGGCCGATGGCGGTGGTGATCATGATCGAGATGATCTTCCTGCTCAGCGTGTTCGCCGAGATCGCCATCACCACCAATGGCGGGCCGGGCAACGAGAGCACCAACATGACCTACCTGATCTTCAAGCAGTCGCTGATGAACTTCGACGTGGGCGTGGCTTCGGCCGGTGCGCTGTTCGCGGTGGTGCTGGCGAACATCGTGGCGGTGTTCCTCATCCGCATCATCGGCAAGAACCTGGACTGAGGGAACGACCATGCAACCCGGCAATTTCCTTCCGCAACTCTTGCGCACCGTGGGGGCGTGGGCCGCGGCGCTGCTCCTGTTCTTTCCGCTCGGCTGGCTGTTCCTCACAGCCTTCAAGACGGAGCTGCAGGCGATCCACGTACCGCCGCTCTTCATCTTCGAGCCCACGCTGGACAACTTCGGCGAAGTGCAGCGCCGCAGCGACTACCTGCTGTATGCGCGCAACTCGCTCATCACCAGCCTGGGTTCGACCGTCATCGGCCTCCTGATCGCAGCGCCGGCCGCGTACTCGATGGCCTTCTTCCGCACGAAGAAGACGCGCGACATCCTGATGTGGATGCTCTCCACCAAGATGATGCCGGCCGTCGGCGCGCTGGTGCCGATCTACGTGCTCGCGCAGACCGCGGGCCTCTTGGATTCGCTCACCGCGCTCACGGTCGTGTTCACGCTGTCGAACCTGCCGATCATGGTGTGGATGCTCTACAGCGCCTACAAGGACATTCCGAACGAGATCCTCGAGGCCGCGCGCATGGACGGCGCCAGACTGTGGACCGAGTTCCGCCATGTGGTGCTGCCGCTGTCCGTCGGTGGGCTCGCATCGACCGGCCTCCTGTGCCTGGTCCTGAGCTGGAACGAGGCCTTCTGGGCACTCAACCTGAGCTCCGCCAAGGCCGGCACGCTGGCCACGCTCATTGCCTCCTACTCCAGCCCCGAGGGCCTGTTCTGGGCCAAGCTGTCGGCCGCTTCGCTGATGGCCATCGCGCCCATCGTGGTGTTCGGCTGGTTCAGCCAGAAGCAGCTCGTCCAGGGCCTGACCTTCGGCGCCGTCAAGTAAAGAAAGGGAGACACCTCATGGCCTACCTGCAACTCAAGGACATCAAGAAGAGCTTCGGCGACGCCGACATCATCAAGGGCGTCGATCTCGAAATCCGCAAGGGCGAGTTCATCGTCTTCGTCGGCCCTTCGGGCTGCGGCAAGTCGACGCTGCTGCGCCTCATCGCGGGACTCGAGCCGATCACCAGCGGCAACCTGCTGCTGGACGGCAAGGACATCACCTGGACGCCATCGGGCAAGCGCGACCTGGCGATGGTGTTCCAGAGCTATGCGCTCTATCCGCACATGAGCGTGTACGACAACATGTCGTTCGCGCTCAAGCTCGCGGGCGTGCCCAAGGGCGAGATCAAGACCAAGGTCGAGCATGCCGCCAGGACGCTCAACCTCACGCAGTACCTGGACCGCACGCCCAAGGACCTGTCGGGCGGCCAGCGCCAGCGCGTGGCCATCGGCCGCGCCATCGTGCGCGCGCCCAAGGTGTTCCTGTTCGACGAGCCGCTGTCCAACCTGGATGCGGCGCTGCGCGGCAATACGCGGGTCGAGATCCACAAGCTGCACCGCTCGCTCGGCGCGACCACCATCTACGTGACACACGACCAGGTCGAGGCCATGACGCTGGCCGACCGCGTGGTGGTGCTCCGGGACGGGCTGATCGAGCAGGTCGGCACGCCGCTGGAGCTGTACGACCACCCGGCCAACCAGTTCGTCGCACAGTTCATCGGCATGCCGTCGATGAACATGGTGGCGGCCAGCGCAATTCCGAGCTTCTCGGCGGCCACCGGCGGACGCCTGCCGGACGATGGCTTCCTGGGCGTGCGGCCCGAGGGCCTGCGCGTGCATCCGAAGCAGACTACCGCTGCGGGCGTGCCGGGGCGTGTCGAGCTGATCGAGGCGCTGGGGGCCGACACGCTGATCCACGTCGACGTGGGCGGCGTGCCGCTGATCGCGCGCCAGAACGAACGCACGCCGCTGCATGCGGGCGACGACGTGGCGGTCGAGCTCGATCCCTCGGTGCTGCATCTGTTCAACCGCGAGGGCCGCGCGGTCTCCGCCTGAGCCTTTCCATTTTCTTCCGGACGTTTCCCGTGATCCCTGCAGCTGCGCCCCTTGTCGCGCCTTCTCCACCGGCTCCTTCGGAGTTCACGGTGCTCCACCTCGGCCTCGGCTCCTTCCATCGGGCCCACCAGGCCGTCTACCTCCAGCGCCTGATCGATGCGGGCGACACCCGCTGGTCGCTGTCGGGCGCTAACATCCGGCCCGACATGGCCGATGTGGTTGCCGCCCTGCAGGCGCAGGGCGGGCGCTACACGCTCGAAACCGTGTCGCCCGCGGGCGAGTACCGCTACGAAGAGATCGAAGCCATCCGCGAAGTGCTGGCTTGGGAGCCCTCGCTGTCCGCGGTGATCGCACGCGGTGCGGCGCCGTCCACGCGCATCGTGTCCTTCACCGTGACCGAGGCGGGCTATTACCTCGACACGAAGGGCAAGCTGGACCTGACGTTCGCCGACCTGTCGGCCGACATCGAGCGCGCGCGCCGCAGCGAGCCGGGCGGCGAAGGCGTGACCATCTACGGCGCCGTCTGCGCGATCCTGCGCGCGCGCAAGGCCGCGCAGGCCGGCGCCGTGACGCTGCTGAACTGCGACAACCTGCGCCACAACGGCGATCGTTTCCGTGCCGGGCTGCTCCAATTCATCGAGCGCGCAGGAGACGCCGATCTGCTCGCATGGGTGCAGGCGAACACCGCCTGCCCCAACGCGATGGTGGACCGCATCACGCCCCGCCCGCCGCCCGAACTGCGCGCGCGCGTGCAGGCCGCCACGGGCCGCGACGATGCGGCCGCGATCACCGGCGAGAGCTTCATCCAGTGGGTGATCGAAGACAACTTCGCGGCCGGCCGACCCGACTGGGCGCGCGTGGGCGTGGAACTGGTCGCATCGGTGCAGCCCTATGAAGAAGCCAAGATCCGCATCCTCAATGCCACGCACAGCTGCATCGCCTGGGCCGGCACGCTGGCCGGGCTGGGCTTCATCCACGAGGGCACGCACCACGCCGCGATCCGCAAGGTGGCCTTCGACTACGTGACCGACGACGTCATCCCGTGCCTCAGTCCGAGCCCGATCGATCTTGCGGCGTATCGCGACGTGGTGCTCGAGCGCTTCGGCAATCCCGCGATCCGCGACACCAACCAGCGGGTCGCGGCCGACGGGTTCTCGAAGATCCCGGGCTTCATCGCGCCCACGGTACGCGAGCGGCTCGCTGCGGGTCAGCCGATCTCGAGCGTCGCCATGCTGCCCGCGCTGTTCCTCGCCTTCCTGCAGCTCTGGCATCGCGGGGCACTGCCCTATGCGTACCAGGACCAGGGCATGGACGAGGCGGTGGCGCGTGCGATCTGCGGCGCGGCCGATCCGGTGCTCGCGCTGTGCTCGGACGCCGGACTTTGGGGCCCTGTCGCGGGCGATGCGCGGCTGGTCGATGCCGTGCGCGGTGCGAGCGCGCGGGTGAAGAATCTTGTGAATGGGGGAACAAAGGTATGAGCGAACGTCTGAAGAACCGCCACGTGCTGCTGACCGGCGCGGGCGGCGGCATCGGCCTGGCCGTGGCCGAGGCCTGTATGGCGGAAGGTGCGCGCTGCAGCGTGATCGACCGTGCAACGGCGGCGCCCGACGCCGTGCGTGCGCTGCAGCAAGGCCATCCCGACAAGCTCGCCTACATTGCGGCCGACGTGACCGACACGCAGGCCATCGCGCACATGCTGGCCGAGGCGCAGGTCGCGT
The Variovorax sp. OAS795 genome window above contains:
- a CDS encoding sugar ABC transporter substrate-binding protein; this translates as MKRFLKAGLVLALAGTGLVSQAATELVIATVNNGHMIEMQKLTPFFEKANPDIKLKWVTLEEGTLRQRVTTDIATKGGQFDVMTIGLYEAPIWSKKGWLQPIATDAAYDADDLLPAIRGGLSYEGKLYAAPFYGESSMLMYRKDLADKAGFQMPEQPTWAQVKELAGKIHDPKAGVYGMCLRGKPGWGDNMAFLTTLVNTNGGQWFDMQWKPQIDTKPWKDAINFYVDLMKSYGPPGASANSFNENLALFNEGKCGMWVDATIAASFISDPKQSKVADKVAFAQAPVAVTPKGANWLWTWNLAIPASSTKGAAAQTFVKWATSKDYVNLVAKEHGWATVPTGTRKSTYANPEFQKVAKFAAAEKKAIDTANLSDSTLPKSPYVGVQYAAIPEFQAIGVAVGQQMSAALSGKVTVDQALKTSQTAAEREMKKAGYYK
- a CDS encoding sugar ABC transporter permease; protein product: MNRLLPRALMAPAVLTLLLWMIVPLAMTLYFSLVNYNLMQPGERTFAGIENFHYFVTDPDFWPATWNTLMLIGSVIGITVVFGVLLALLVNEPFPGRGIVRVLLISPFFVMPAVNALLWKHMMMNPIYGILADVWRFFGAQPVDWLTDVPLFSVIVMVAWQWLPFACLIFITSLQSLDREQMEAARMDGASAFQRFFYLTIPHLGRPMAVVIMIEMIFLLSVFAEIAITTNGGPGNESTNMTYLIFKQSLMNFDVGVASAGALFAVVLANIVAVFLIRIIGKNLD
- a CDS encoding carbohydrate ABC transporter permease, which produces MQPGNFLPQLLRTVGAWAAALLLFFPLGWLFLTAFKTELQAIHVPPLFIFEPTLDNFGEVQRRSDYLLYARNSLITSLGSTVIGLLIAAPAAYSMAFFRTKKTRDILMWMLSTKMMPAVGALVPIYVLAQTAGLLDSLTALTVVFTLSNLPIMVWMLYSAYKDIPNEILEAARMDGARLWTEFRHVVLPLSVGGLASTGLLCLVLSWNEAFWALNLSSAKAGTLATLIASYSSPEGLFWAKLSAASLMAIAPIVVFGWFSQKQLVQGLTFGAVK
- the ugpC gene encoding sn-glycerol-3-phosphate ABC transporter ATP-binding protein UgpC; amino-acid sequence: MAYLQLKDIKKSFGDADIIKGVDLEIRKGEFIVFVGPSGCGKSTLLRLIAGLEPITSGNLLLDGKDITWTPSGKRDLAMVFQSYALYPHMSVYDNMSFALKLAGVPKGEIKTKVEHAARTLNLTQYLDRTPKDLSGGQRQRVAIGRAIVRAPKVFLFDEPLSNLDAALRGNTRVEIHKLHRSLGATTIYVTHDQVEAMTLADRVVVLRDGLIEQVGTPLELYDHPANQFVAQFIGMPSMNMVAASAIPSFSAATGGRLPDDGFLGVRPEGLRVHPKQTTAAGVPGRVELIEALGADTLIHVDVGGVPLIARQNERTPLHAGDDVAVELDPSVLHLFNREGRAVSA
- the dalD gene encoding D-arabinitol 4-dehydrogenase — translated: MLHLGLGSFHRAHQAVYLQRLIDAGDTRWSLSGANIRPDMADVVAALQAQGGRYTLETVSPAGEYRYEEIEAIREVLAWEPSLSAVIARGAAPSTRIVSFTVTEAGYYLDTKGKLDLTFADLSADIERARRSEPGGEGVTIYGAVCAILRARKAAQAGAVTLLNCDNLRHNGDRFRAGLLQFIERAGDADLLAWVQANTACPNAMVDRITPRPPPELRARVQAATGRDDAAAITGESFIQWVIEDNFAAGRPDWARVGVELVASVQPYEEAKIRILNATHSCIAWAGTLAGLGFIHEGTHHAAIRKVAFDYVTDDVIPCLSPSPIDLAAYRDVVLERFGNPAIRDTNQRVAADGFSKIPGFIAPTVRERLAAGQPISSVAMLPALFLAFLQLWHRGALPYAYQDQGMDEAVARAICGAADPVLALCSDAGLWGPVAGDARLVDAVRGASARVKNLVNGGTKV